In the Streptomyces sp. 840.1 genome, one interval contains:
- a CDS encoding prephenate dehydrogenase codes for MRSAAVIGTGLVGTSAALALAGRGIKVYLVDHDPESARTAAALGAGTDEAPEGPVDLAIVAVPPAHTASVLATAMRRGVARGYLDVASVKGGPRRELEALGVDLAPYIGTHPMAGKERSGPLAATADLFEGRPWVLTPTRDTDTEVLNLALELVALCRAVPVVMDADAHDRAVALVSHTPQLISSMVAARLEDADETAVRLCGQGIRDVTRIAASDPRMWVDILSANPGPVADVLAGVAADLAETVTALRGLQSGDEDERRAGTEGIQDVLRRGNAGRVRVPGKHGAAPASYEVVAVLISDRPGELAGIFADAGRAGVNVEDVRIEHATGQQAGLVQLMVEPSAAPGLSAALRERGWSLRQ; via the coding sequence GTGAGAAGCGCCGCTGTCATCGGAACAGGCCTCGTCGGCACTTCTGCCGCCCTCGCCCTCGCCGGGCGCGGCATCAAGGTGTACCTCGTCGACCACGACCCGGAGTCGGCCCGGACGGCGGCCGCGCTCGGCGCGGGCACCGACGAGGCGCCGGAGGGGCCGGTCGACCTGGCGATCGTGGCCGTACCGCCGGCGCACACCGCGTCGGTGCTCGCCACCGCCATGCGCCGCGGGGTCGCCCGCGGCTACCTCGACGTGGCCAGCGTCAAGGGCGGCCCGCGCCGCGAGCTGGAGGCGCTGGGCGTCGACCTCGCCCCGTACATCGGCACGCACCCCATGGCGGGCAAGGAGCGCTCCGGTCCGCTCGCCGCCACCGCGGACCTCTTCGAGGGCCGCCCCTGGGTCCTCACCCCGACCCGCGACACCGACACCGAGGTCCTCAACCTCGCCCTGGAACTGGTCGCGCTCTGCCGGGCCGTGCCGGTCGTCATGGACGCCGACGCCCACGACCGGGCCGTCGCGCTCGTCTCCCACACCCCGCAGCTGATCTCGTCGATGGTCGCCGCCCGGCTGGAGGACGCCGACGAGACCGCGGTACGCCTCTGCGGGCAGGGCATCAGGGACGTCACCCGGATCGCCGCGTCCGATCCCCGGATGTGGGTGGACATCCTCTCCGCCAACCCCGGACCGGTCGCCGACGTCCTCGCCGGGGTCGCCGCCGACCTGGCGGAGACCGTCACCGCGCTGCGCGGGCTCCAGTCCGGTGACGAGGACGAGCGCCGCGCCGGCACCGAGGGCATCCAGGACGTCCTGCGCCGCGGCAACGCCGGCCGGGTCAGGGTCCCCGGCAAGCACGGCGCGGCCCCCGCCTCCTACGAGGTCGTGGCCGTCCTGATCAGCGACCGGCCGGGCGAGCTGGCCGGGATCTTCGCGGACGCGGGGCGGGCCGGGGTCAACGTCGAGGACGTACGCATCGAGCACGCCACCGGCCAGCAGGCGGGTCTGGTGCAGCTCATGGTCGAGCCGAGCGCCGCCCCGGGCCTCAGCGCCGCCCTGCGCGAGCGCGGCTGGTCGCTCCGGCAGTAG
- the cmk gene encoding (d)CMP kinase: protein MSTTVETVSAAARTAPAAVIVAIDGPSGTGKSSTSRAVATQLGLSYLDTGAQYRAITWWMLTNGIDVHDALEVATAAAKPVIVSGTDPTGPTITVDGEDASGPIRTQEVTSKVSAVSAVPEVRTRITELQRTIAEGAEKGIVVEGRDIGTTVLPDADIKIFLTASPEARAARRSGEVQGSDLAATKEALIKRDAADSGRKTSPLAKAADAVEVDTTELTLKQVIECVVTLVGEKQAAK from the coding sequence GTGTCCACCACCGTGGAAACCGTAAGCGCCGCCGCCCGGACCGCCCCGGCCGCAGTGATCGTCGCCATCGACGGGCCCTCCGGCACCGGCAAGTCCAGCACGTCCAGGGCCGTCGCCACCCAGCTCGGCCTGAGCTATCTGGACACCGGTGCCCAGTACCGGGCGATCACCTGGTGGATGCTCACCAACGGCATCGACGTGCACGACGCGCTGGAGGTGGCCACCGCGGCCGCCAAGCCCGTCATCGTCTCCGGCACCGACCCCACCGGCCCGACGATCACCGTCGACGGCGAGGACGCCTCCGGCCCGATCCGTACCCAGGAGGTCACCTCCAAGGTCAGCGCCGTCAGCGCCGTCCCCGAGGTGCGCACCCGGATCACCGAGCTCCAGCGCACGATCGCCGAGGGCGCGGAGAAGGGCATCGTGGTCGAGGGCCGCGACATCGGCACGACCGTGCTGCCCGACGCCGACATCAAGATCTTCCTGACCGCCTCGCCGGAGGCGCGCGCCGCCCGCCGCAGCGGAGAGGTGCAGGGCTCCGATCTCGCCGCCACCAAGGAAGCGCTGATCAAGCGGGACGCCGCGGACTCCGGCCGCAAGACCTCTCCGCTCGCCAAGGCGGCCGACGCCGTGGAGGTGGACACCACCGAGCTGACCCTCAAGCAGGTCATCGAGTGCGTCGTCACCCTCGTCGGGGAGAAGCAGGCGGCGAAGTGA
- a CDS encoding 1-acyl-sn-glycerol-3-phosphate acyltransferase, with product MSPATGAPTLRGAAVGRSIGIGLMYGLFRPRVLGAWRVPASGPVILAVNHSHNVDGPMLMGTAPRPVHFLIKKEAFVGPLDPFLRGIGQLKVDRTTADRTAITHALGVLGDGGVLGIFPEGTRGEGDFASLRAGLAYFAVRSGAPIVPVAVLGSTERRGRLISALPPLRSRVDVVFGDAFDAGDGSGRRTRKALDEATVRIQGRLTGHLEQARRLTGRTE from the coding sequence GTGAGCCCAGCCACGGGCGCACCCACGCTGCGCGGAGCGGCGGTCGGGCGTTCCATCGGGATCGGGCTGATGTACGGGCTGTTCAGGCCCCGTGTGCTCGGTGCGTGGCGGGTCCCCGCCTCGGGACCCGTCATACTCGCGGTGAACCACTCGCACAACGTCGACGGTCCGATGCTGATGGGCACCGCGCCCCGGCCCGTCCACTTCCTGATCAAGAAAGAGGCGTTCGTCGGCCCCCTGGACCCGTTCCTGCGCGGAATCGGTCAGCTGAAGGTGGACCGTACGACCGCCGACCGCACCGCCATCACCCACGCCCTCGGCGTGCTGGGGGACGGCGGAGTGCTCGGGATCTTCCCCGAGGGCACCAGGGGCGAAGGAGACTTCGCCTCGTTGCGCGCCGGGCTCGCGTACTTCGCGGTACGCAGCGGGGCGCCGATCGTGCCCGTGGCCGTCCTGGGAAGCACCGAGCGCCGCGGACGGCTGATATCGGCGCTGCCGCCGCTGCGCAGCCGCGTGGACGTCGTCTTCGGTGACGCGTTCGACGCGGGTGACGGCAGCGGCAGGCGGACGCGCAAGGCGCTCGACGAGGCGACGGTGCGGATCCAGGGACGGCTGACCGGCCACCTGGAGCAGGCCAGGCGCCTCACCGGGCGCACCGAGTAA
- the der gene encoding ribosome biogenesis GTPase Der, with product MNDQIHSGGSDHEHGALGDAEYAEFMELAAQEGFDPEEVEGALGEAGHGPLPVLAVVGRPNVGKSTLVNRIIGRREAVVQDKPGVTRDRVSYEAEWAGRRFKVVDTGGWEQDVLGLDASVAAQAEYAIETADAVVFVVDSTVGATDTDEAVVKLLRRAKKPVVLCANKVDGQSGEADATALWSLGLGQPHPVSSLHGRGTGDMLDAVLDALPEAPAQSFGTAVGGPRRIALIGRPNVGKSSLLNKVANEDRVVVNELAGTTRDPVDELITLGGITWKFIDTAGIRRRVHLQEGADYYASLRTAAAVEKAEVAVILIDSSESISVQDQRIVTMAVEAGRAIVVAFNKWDTLDEERRYYLEREIETELAQVAWAPRVNVSALTGRHMEKLVPAIETALDGWETRVPTGRLNAFLGEIVASHPHPIRGGKQPRILFGTQAGTKPPRFVLFASGFLEHGYRRFVERRLREEFGFEGTPIHISVRVREKRGRNK from the coding sequence ATGAACGACCAGATTCACTCCGGCGGCTCGGACCACGAGCACGGAGCGCTTGGCGATGCCGAGTACGCGGAGTTCATGGAGCTCGCCGCGCAGGAGGGGTTCGACCCCGAGGAGGTCGAGGGCGCCCTCGGTGAGGCCGGTCACGGACCGCTTCCCGTGCTCGCCGTCGTCGGCCGGCCCAACGTCGGCAAGTCGACGCTGGTGAACCGGATCATCGGCCGCCGTGAGGCCGTCGTCCAGGACAAGCCCGGCGTCACCCGTGACCGCGTCAGCTACGAGGCCGAATGGGCGGGCCGCCGCTTCAAGGTCGTCGACACGGGCGGCTGGGAGCAGGACGTGCTGGGGCTGGACGCCTCCGTCGCCGCCCAGGCCGAGTACGCCATCGAGACGGCCGACGCGGTCGTCTTCGTGGTCGACTCGACCGTCGGCGCCACCGACACCGACGAGGCCGTCGTCAAGCTGCTGCGCCGGGCCAAGAAGCCCGTCGTGCTCTGCGCCAACAAGGTCGACGGACAGAGCGGCGAGGCGGACGCCACCGCCCTGTGGTCGCTCGGCCTCGGCCAGCCGCACCCGGTCTCCTCGCTGCACGGCCGAGGCACCGGCGACATGCTGGACGCCGTCCTGGACGCGCTTCCGGAGGCGCCCGCGCAGTCGTTCGGCACCGCGGTCGGCGGACCGCGCCGCATCGCCCTGATCGGCCGCCCGAACGTCGGCAAGTCCTCGCTGCTGAACAAGGTGGCCAACGAGGACCGCGTCGTCGTCAACGAACTGGCGGGCACCACACGTGACCCGGTCGACGAGCTGATCACGCTCGGCGGCATCACCTGGAAGTTCATCGACACGGCCGGTATCCGGCGCCGCGTCCACCTCCAGGAGGGTGCGGACTACTACGCCTCGCTGCGTACCGCGGCCGCCGTGGAGAAGGCCGAAGTCGCCGTGATCCTGATCGACTCCAGCGAGTCGATCAGCGTCCAGGACCAGCGCATCGTGACCATGGCCGTCGAGGCCGGCCGCGCGATCGTCGTCGCCTTCAACAAGTGGGACACCCTCGACGAGGAGCGCCGCTACTACCTGGAGCGCGAGATCGAGACGGAGCTCGCGCAGGTCGCGTGGGCCCCGCGGGTCAACGTCTCGGCCCTCACCGGCCGCCACATGGAGAAGCTGGTCCCGGCGATCGAGACCGCGCTGGACGGCTGGGAGACCCGGGTTCCGACGGGCCGGCTGAACGCGTTCCTCGGCGAGATCGTCGCCTCCCACCCGCACCCGATCCGTGGTGGCAAGCAGCCCCGTATCCTCTTCGGCACCCAGGCGGGCACCAAGCCGCCGCGCTTCGTGCTCTTCGCCTCGGGCTTCCTGGAGCACGGCTACCGGCGCTTCGTCGAGCGCCGGCTGCGCGAGGAGTTCGGCTTCGAGGGCACCCCGATCCACATCTCGGTGCGCGTCCGCGAGAAGCGCGGCCGCAACAAGTAG
- a CDS encoding I78 family peptidase inhibitor: MAPIPTPSAQPDDTPGAYVGLGSEAAERRARERGWATVRALPPGTVITMEFQSGRINFEVDGGTVKRCWVG; the protein is encoded by the coding sequence ATGGCACCTATACCGACTCCTTCCGCCCAGCCCGACGACACACCCGGCGCCTATGTCGGCCTCGGCTCCGAGGCCGCCGAGCGCAGGGCCCGGGAGCGGGGCTGGGCCACGGTCAGAGCCCTGCCGCCGGGCACCGTCATCACCATGGAGTTCCAGAGCGGCCGCATCAACTTCGAGGTCGACGGCGGCACGGTGAAGCGCTGCTGGGTCGGCTGA
- a CDS encoding phosphatase PAP2 family protein, with translation MRTDIFARLDREPEPPKIETPRMSRHRIALFGGTLAFYLAIVIAVLMSSWLVTLDWKVMLFRPYQQWPQIHAFLDYYVVLGQRGPTAVMVACWLGWRSWRQHTLRPLLTLGASLLLLNATVGAVKYGLGRLGPHYATQIGSAELFAGGDIFPSGHTANAVVTWGILAYLAATPRARRYLSAMSAVVSLGVGLTTVYLGTHWLSDVVLGWAAGLLILLGLPWCEPLITRAENWIFAARERLSARSRLVPAPPVAAGAPRPVPAGQPAAAETAAQAQVRPPAATGSRPATVVTATGGRTRAHTAPPAHQGHPARSERTPVTPAGSRRPPHADRTPRGGSAPARPVAGG, from the coding sequence GTGCGTACCGACATCTTTGCCCGCCTGGACCGGGAGCCGGAACCGCCGAAGATAGAGACACCGCGGATGAGCCGTCACCGCATCGCTCTCTTCGGCGGGACGTTGGCGTTCTATCTCGCCATCGTCATTGCCGTGCTCATGTCGTCCTGGCTGGTGACCCTGGACTGGAAGGTCATGCTCTTCCGGCCGTACCAGCAGTGGCCCCAGATCCATGCCTTCCTCGACTACTACGTCGTACTCGGTCAGCGCGGACCCACGGCCGTCATGGTGGCGTGCTGGCTCGGCTGGCGCTCCTGGCGGCAGCACACCCTGCGCCCCCTGCTGACGCTGGGCGCGTCACTGCTGCTGCTCAACGCGACGGTGGGGGCGGTCAAGTACGGCCTCGGCCGGCTCGGCCCGCACTACGCGACCCAGATCGGATCGGCCGAACTCTTCGCCGGCGGCGATATATTTCCGTCCGGGCACACCGCCAACGCGGTCGTGACCTGGGGAATCCTCGCTTACCTGGCCGCCACCCCGCGGGCCAGGCGCTACCTCTCGGCGATGTCCGCTGTCGTGTCGCTCGGGGTCGGCCTGACGACCGTCTACCTCGGTACGCACTGGCTCAGCGATGTGGTGCTCGGGTGGGCGGCGGGCCTGCTGATCCTGCTCGGCCTGCCGTGGTGCGAGCCGCTGATCACCCGGGCGGAGAACTGGATCTTCGCCGCCCGCGAGCGGCTCAGCGCACGCAGCAGGCTCGTGCCGGCCCCGCCCGTCGCAGCCGGCGCCCCCCGGCCGGTCCCGGCCGGACAGCCGGCCGCCGCCGAGACCGCGGCGCAGGCCCAGGTCCGCCCGCCGGCCGCCACGGGCAGCCGCCCGGCGACGGTGGTCACGGCCACGGGCGGCCGCACCCGCGCCCACACCGCACCCCCCGCGCACCAGGGCCACCCGGCGCGCTCGGAGCGCACCCCGGTCACCCCGGCGGGCAGCCGCCGGCCCCCGCACGCGGACCGCACCCCGCGCGGCGGCTCGGCGCCGGCCCGGCCGGTGGCGGGCGGCTGA
- a CDS encoding MFS transporter, with protein MSGTTTARTRLRAAADGANRWVVLVVLCLSLLLVALDATVLHVAVPAVTEDLRPSATGLLWIVDAYPLVCASLLILFGTLGDRVGRRRVLLIGYALFGVASAVAAMADSAGVLIAARALLGVGGAMIMPATLSILRQVFPDRRERAVAIGVWSAVAAVGAATGPVIGGFLVEHFWWGSVFLINIPLMALILPVGRLLLPESRGSDDGPWDVLGALMAAAGVLGVVLGVKRAGTGEGLLGPATLVPLLAGAALLVVFVRRQKRRTHPLIDIGMFARPAFSTAVGCIVLAMLALVGLELIAVQYLQLVLGLSPLETGLRLLPLTFAAMAAGATGSYTLRRVGPRRMVGWGFVLTAVAVLMLTAMGQHDRPALLAVSCVVLGFGLQSALFGAYESMLSEVPADRAGGAAAIGETSYQLGAGMGIALLGSVMNAAYTPGLARLPEAGVPASAGAAASRSLGEAYQVAAQLGGPLGRVLRSTARHAFVHGLHVALLVSAALLLLGALAALRLPRVMECPPPLCEPGESQDESHAGDSGDPRSRRGHEAPAADRPKALVPLPAARRPVEATGSGRAAH; from the coding sequence ATGTCCGGGACGACCACAGCCCGAACCCGCCTGCGCGCAGCCGCCGACGGTGCCAATCGATGGGTCGTCCTGGTCGTCCTCTGCCTCAGCCTGCTGCTCGTGGCACTCGACGCGACGGTGCTGCATGTCGCCGTCCCCGCCGTCACCGAGGACCTGCGGCCCAGCGCCACCGGCCTGCTGTGGATCGTGGACGCCTATCCACTGGTCTGCGCCTCGCTGCTGATCCTCTTCGGCACCCTCGGTGACCGGGTCGGGCGGCGGCGTGTCCTGCTGATCGGCTACGCCCTCTTCGGGGTCGCCTCCGCCGTCGCCGCCATGGCCGACAGCGCGGGCGTGCTCATCGCGGCGCGGGCGCTGCTCGGCGTCGGCGGCGCGATGATCATGCCGGCCACCCTGTCCATCCTCCGCCAGGTCTTCCCGGACCGGCGCGAACGGGCGGTGGCGATCGGCGTGTGGTCGGCGGTCGCCGCGGTCGGCGCCGCCACCGGACCGGTCATCGGCGGCTTCCTCGTCGAGCACTTCTGGTGGGGCTCGGTCTTTCTGATCAACATCCCGCTGATGGCCCTGATCCTCCCGGTCGGCCGGCTGCTGCTCCCGGAGTCCAGGGGCAGCGACGACGGCCCTTGGGACGTGCTCGGCGCCCTGATGGCCGCGGCCGGTGTGCTCGGAGTCGTCCTGGGTGTGAAGCGGGCGGGAACAGGCGAGGGCCTCCTGGGACCGGCCACGCTCGTGCCGCTGCTGGCCGGGGCCGCGCTGCTCGTCGTCTTCGTCCGCCGTCAGAAGCGGCGGACGCACCCGCTGATCGACATCGGGATGTTCGCCAGGCCGGCCTTCTCCACCGCGGTGGGCTGCATCGTCCTGGCCATGCTGGCCCTGGTCGGCCTGGAGCTGATCGCCGTCCAGTACCTCCAGCTCGTCCTGGGCCTCAGCCCGCTGGAGACCGGCCTGCGGCTGCTGCCGCTCACTTTCGCCGCGATGGCCGCGGGCGCCACCGGCTCGTACACCCTGCGCCGGGTCGGGCCGCGCCGGATGGTCGGCTGGGGCTTCGTCCTGACGGCCGTCGCGGTACTGATGCTGACCGCGATGGGCCAGCACGACCGGCCCGCCCTGCTGGCGGTCTCCTGCGTCGTCCTCGGCTTCGGCCTCCAGTCCGCCCTCTTCGGCGCCTACGAGTCGATGCTCAGCGAGGTCCCCGCGGACCGGGCCGGCGGGGCGGCCGCGATCGGTGAGACCTCGTACCAGCTGGGCGCCGGCATGGGCATCGCGCTGCTCGGCAGTGTCATGAACGCCGCGTACACCCCGGGCCTGGCACGGCTCCCCGAAGCGGGCGTCCCCGCCTCGGCGGGCGCCGCCGCCTCCCGCTCGCTCGGTGAGGCCTATCAGGTGGCCGCGCAGCTGGGGGGCCCGCTCGGCCGGGTGCTGCGCTCCACGGCCCGGCACGCCTTCGTCCACGGGCTGCACGTCGCGCTGCTGGTCAGCGCCGCGCTGCTGCTGCTCGGAGCGCTCGCCGCGCTGCGGCTGCCCCGGGTGATGGAGTGCCCGCCGCCGCTCTGCGAACCCGGCGAGTCCCAGGACGAAAGCCACGCCGGCGACTCCGGGGACCCCCGCAGCAGGCGGGGCCACGAAGCGCCGGCGGCGGACCGGCCCAAGGCCCTGGTCCCGCTGCCCGCCGCGCGGCGTCCCGTGGAGGCGACCGGCTCTGGACGCGCGGCACACTGA
- a CDS encoding acyl-CoA dehydrogenase family protein, with protein MSTAPSSKLPPFDPSDPIGIDDLLGAEDLAIRDTVRAWAADRVLPHIAQWYEDGELPGIRELARELGSLGALGMSLKGYGCAGATAVQYGLACLELEAADSGIRSLVSVQGSLAMYAIHRFGSEEQKLRWLPGMAAGEIIGCFGLTEPDHGSDPAGMRTHARRDGGDWVLSGRKMWITNGSVAGVAVVWAQTDEGTAGTGIRGFVVPTDAPGFSAPEIKHKWSLRASVTSELVLDDVRLPADAVLPGATGLRGPLSCLSHARYGIVWGSMGAARASFEAAVDYARTREQFGKPIGGFQLTQAKLADMAVELHKGILLAHHLGRRMDAGRLRPEQVSFGKLNNVREAIEICRTSRTILGANGISLEYPVMRHATNLESVLTYEGTVEMHQLVLGKALTGLDAFR; from the coding sequence ATGTCCACCGCTCCGTCCTCGAAGCTCCCGCCCTTCGACCCCAGCGACCCCATCGGCATCGACGACCTCCTGGGCGCCGAGGACCTCGCGATCCGCGACACGGTCCGGGCCTGGGCCGCCGACCGCGTCCTGCCGCACATCGCGCAGTGGTACGAGGACGGCGAACTGCCCGGCATCCGCGAGCTGGCCCGCGAACTCGGCTCGCTCGGCGCGCTGGGCATGTCCCTGAAGGGCTACGGCTGCGCGGGCGCCACCGCCGTGCAGTACGGGCTGGCCTGCCTGGAGCTGGAAGCGGCCGACTCCGGCATCCGCTCCCTCGTCTCCGTACAGGGCTCCCTCGCCATGTACGCCATCCACCGCTTCGGCTCCGAGGAGCAGAAGCTGCGGTGGCTGCCCGGCATGGCGGCCGGCGAGATCATCGGCTGCTTCGGCCTCACGGAGCCCGACCACGGCTCCGACCCGGCAGGCATGCGCACCCACGCCAGGCGCGACGGCGGGGACTGGGTCCTCAGCGGCCGCAAGATGTGGATCACCAACGGCTCGGTCGCCGGGGTCGCCGTCGTCTGGGCGCAGACCGACGAGGGCACCGCCGGCACCGGCATCCGCGGATTCGTCGTGCCCACCGACGCGCCCGGCTTCTCCGCACCCGAGATCAAGCACAAGTGGTCCCTGCGCGCCTCGGTCACCAGCGAGCTGGTCCTGGACGACGTGAGGCTGCCGGCCGACGCCGTACTGCCCGGCGCCACCGGCCTGCGCGGCCCGCTCAGCTGCCTCAGCCATGCCCGCTACGGCATCGTCTGGGGATCCATGGGTGCGGCACGGGCCAGCTTCGAGGCAGCCGTCGACTACGCGCGGACCCGGGAGCAGTTCGGAAAGCCGATCGGCGGCTTCCAGCTCACCCAGGCCAAGCTCGCGGACATGGCCGTCGAACTGCACAAGGGCATCCTGCTCGCCCACCACCTGGGCCGCCGGATGGACGCGGGCAGGCTCCGCCCGGAACAGGTCAGCTTCGGGAAACTGAACAACGTGCGGGAGGCCATCGAGATCTGCCGCACCTCGCGCACGATTCTCGGCGCCAACGGGATCTCGCTGGAGTACCCGGTGATGCGGCATGCGACGAATCTGGAGTCGGTGCTCACCTACGAAGGAACCGTGGAGATGCACCAGCTGGTGCTGGGCAAGGCGCTCACCGGTCTGGACGCGTTCCGGTGA
- a CDS encoding cell division protein SepF, whose protein sequence is MGSVRKASAWLGLVEDNDERYYDDDEYSEGARTGTGQAWVTDPRVRVASEAAEETGRRIATVTPDSFRDARSIGELFRDGVPVIMNLTSMDSADAKRVVDFAAGLIFGLRGSIDRVATRVFLLTPADTQVVNGEAAGRPADGFFNQS, encoded by the coding sequence ATGGGATCGGTGCGCAAGGCGAGTGCCTGGCTGGGCCTCGTAGAGGACAACGACGAGCGGTACTACGACGACGACGAGTACTCCGAAGGTGCACGGACCGGGACCGGACAGGCCTGGGTGACCGATCCGCGGGTGCGGGTGGCCTCCGAGGCGGCCGAGGAGACGGGCCGCCGGATCGCCACCGTGACCCCGGACAGCTTCCGGGACGCCCGGAGCATCGGTGAGCTCTTCCGGGACGGCGTCCCGGTGATCATGAACCTCACTTCCATGGACTCCGCCGACGCCAAGCGCGTGGTGGATTTCGCCGCAGGGCTGATCTTCGGACTGCGCGGGTCGATCGACCGCGTGGCCACCCGGGTCTTCCTGCTGACCCCCGCCGACACCCAGGTGGTCAACGGCGAAGCCGCCGGCCGGCCGGCCGACGGCTTCTTCAACCAGAGCTGA
- a CDS encoding DUF5685 family protein, with translation MHGAPSPERGAQLNETRGIVVFGIVRPCVHRLPDGLRTEWMAHLCGLCLALRSHHGQFARIVTNYDGLIVSVLTEAQAERTPAQRRTAGPCPLRAMRTAPVAKGEGARLAAAVSLVLASAKVRDHVADRDGLLKRRPVAAAARRVAAGWDRAGARTGAQLGFDTALLVDAVDRQTGIELLAGPGTPLLTVTEPTETATAAAFAHTAVLAGKPQNAAPLAEAGRLFGRLAHLLDAVEDQEADAASGAWNPLTATGTSRAEARRLCDDALRGVRLALRDAEFTDGKLAHVLLAHELRRSVDRAFATDACSHQSGGLLTGGPGGPGGVDHPSGTGPAASFGPPPGNPYSPSGPGAPFGPPQPPPEPPRDRRGLVVGCLVWAGLACTCQMCCGTFDDPWSRQRREGLCNDCDCGDCCDGCDCCSNCGDCCDGCDCCDCGCDCSC, from the coding sequence ATGCACGGCGCGCCCTCGCCCGAGCGCGGCGCACAGCTGAACGAGACCCGGGGGATCGTCGTGTTCGGAATAGTCAGGCCCTGTGTCCACCGACTTCCGGACGGGCTCAGGACCGAGTGGATGGCCCATCTCTGCGGGCTCTGTCTGGCACTTCGATCCCACCACGGGCAGTTCGCCCGGATCGTCACGAACTATGACGGCCTGATCGTCTCGGTCCTGACGGAGGCTCAGGCCGAACGCACCCCCGCACAGCGCCGCACGGCGGGCCCCTGCCCGCTGCGAGCCATGCGGACCGCCCCGGTCGCGAAGGGCGAGGGCGCCAGGCTGGCGGCCGCCGTCTCGCTGGTGCTGGCGTCGGCCAAGGTGCGGGACCACGTCGCCGACCGCGACGGGCTGTTGAAGCGGCGCCCGGTGGCGGCCGCGGCCCGCAGGGTGGCGGCGGGGTGGGACCGCGCCGGAGCGCGTACCGGCGCGCAGCTCGGCTTCGACACGGCGCTGCTGGTCGACGCGGTCGACCGGCAGACCGGCATCGAGCTGCTCGCCGGCCCCGGTACCCCGCTGCTGACGGTGACCGAGCCCACCGAGACGGCCACCGCGGCGGCCTTCGCGCACACCGCCGTACTCGCGGGCAAGCCGCAGAACGCCGCGCCGCTCGCCGAGGCGGGCCGTCTCTTCGGGCGGCTCGCGCATCTGCTGGATGCCGTGGAGGACCAGGAAGCTGACGCCGCGTCGGGCGCCTGGAACCCGCTCACCGCGACCGGCACCTCGCGCGCCGAGGCCCGCCGGCTCTGTGACGACGCGCTGCGCGGCGTACGGCTGGCACTGCGCGACGCGGAGTTCACCGACGGCAAGCTGGCGCACGTGCTGCTGGCGCACGAACTGCGGCGCTCGGTGGACCGGGCCTTCGCCACGGACGCCTGTTCCCATCAGTCGGGGGGCCTGCTCACCGGGGGGCCCGGAGGTCCGGGCGGAGTCGACCACCCGTCAGGAACGGGCCCCGCCGCGTCGTTCGGCCCCCCGCCGGGCAACCCGTACAGCCCCTCGGGGCCAGGCGCCCCCTTCGGGCCCCCGCAGCCGCCGCCGGAGCCGCCGCGCGACCGGCGGGGGCTCGTAGTGGGGTGCCTGGTGTGGGCCGGGCTCGCCTGCACCTGCCAGATGTGCTGCGGCACCTTCGACGACCCGTGGAGCCGTCAGCGCCGCGAGGGGCTGTGCAACGACTGCGATTGCGGTGACTGCTGCGATGGCTGTGACTGCTGCAGCAACTGCGGCGACTGCTGTGACGGGTGCGATTGCTGCGACTGCGGCTGTGACTGCAGCTGCTGA